The following proteins come from a genomic window of Nostoc sp. ATCC 53789:
- a CDS encoding chlorophyll a/b-binding protein, producing MTGFKNPAPIVSEDPNAVRFGFTPQSENWNGRLAMIGFLSAILIEAFSGQGLLHFWGIL from the coding sequence ATGACAGGTTTTAAGAATCCTGCGCCTATTGTTTCAGAAGATCCTAATGCTGTGCGTTTTGGCTTCACTCCTCAAAGTGAAAATTGGAACGGTCGTCTTGCAATGATTGGTTTTTTATCTGCGATTTTGATTGAAGCTTTTTCTGGTCAAGGGTTACTCCATTTCTGGGGCATCCTCTAA
- a CDS encoding alkaline phosphatase, with amino-acid sequence MVDYRNFEQFLHSRMKRRNLIIGAGALSGLAIANQFSHQTAIAKSRFSNYPFTLGVASGEPYPTSVVIWTRLAPEPLEGGGMPPVNVPIRWEVATDPDMRRIVSRGTVLATPQLAHSVRVVVEGLQSDTWYWYRFLVGQDASPIGRTRTAPLANSYLSKFNFGLVSCQNYQQGFYTAYKYLAQDDLDLVVHVGDYIYEGGISTTSPRQHNSTEILTLEDYRNRHALYKTDSNLQAAHAAFPWIVTWDDHEVENNYANNISEIDTEPDQDRAIFLQRRAVAYQAYYEHMPLRPLSRPVGPDMQLYRRLSFGNLATFHVLDTRQYRTDQPCGDGTKERCPENLDPNATITGKAQEQWLFDGLNSSQSKWNVLAQQVPIAQRDMKPGEGGTYSMDKWDGYVASRDRLMAFLGQRQPSNPVSLAGDVHSHWAMNLKANFDNPQSATVGSEFVCSSISSGGDGSDSTPAVEAYLPDNPHIKFFNNQRGYVRCSLTPTNWQTDYLVMSNVTTPFGTLSKRASFVVEDGRPEIQQV; translated from the coding sequence ATGGTAGATTACCGGAATTTTGAGCAGTTCTTGCATAGTCGAATGAAACGACGCAACTTAATTATCGGGGCAGGAGCATTGTCTGGTTTAGCGATCGCTAACCAATTTTCTCATCAAACAGCGATCGCTAAAAGCAGATTTTCTAATTATCCTTTTACCTTGGGTGTAGCGTCGGGCGAACCTTATCCTACCAGCGTAGTGATTTGGACTCGTCTGGCTCCTGAACCCTTAGAGGGAGGTGGAATGCCACCTGTGAATGTGCCAATTCGCTGGGAAGTAGCAACTGATCCTGATATGAGGCGCATTGTCTCTAGAGGTACGGTACTTGCAACCCCACAACTAGCTCACTCAGTGCGAGTTGTGGTAGAAGGACTCCAATCTGATACTTGGTATTGGTATCGATTTCTGGTTGGTCAAGATGCTAGCCCTATTGGCCGCACTCGGACAGCACCTTTAGCAAATAGCTATTTGAGTAAATTTAACTTTGGTCTAGTCTCCTGCCAAAACTATCAGCAGGGATTCTATACCGCCTACAAATATCTAGCACAGGACGACCTCGATTTAGTAGTGCATGTTGGTGATTACATCTATGAAGGGGGAATCTCAACTACTAGTCCCAGACAACACAACAGTACAGAAATTCTCACCTTAGAAGATTACCGCAACCGTCACGCCCTTTATAAAACTGATAGCAATCTGCAAGCAGCCCATGCAGCATTTCCTTGGATTGTTACCTGGGATGACCACGAAGTAGAAAACAACTACGCCAACAATATTTCTGAAATTGATACTGAACCAGATCAGGATCGGGCAATCTTCCTTCAACGGCGGGCTGTTGCTTATCAGGCTTACTACGAACACATGCCACTGCGCCCCTTATCGCGTCCCGTTGGCCCTGATATGCAACTTTACCGTCGGCTTTCCTTTGGTAATTTAGCCACCTTCCATGTCTTAGATACCCGCCAATATCGCACCGATCAGCCCTGTGGTGATGGTACTAAAGAACGTTGCCCAGAGAATTTAGATCCGAATGCAACCATTACCGGTAAGGCACAGGAGCAGTGGTTATTCGATGGTTTAAATAGCTCACAGTCCAAGTGGAATGTTTTGGCGCAGCAGGTTCCCATTGCTCAACGAGACATGAAACCAGGAGAAGGCGGAACTTACAGCATGGATAAATGGGATGGTTATGTGGCTTCGCGCGATCGCCTCATGGCTTTCCTCGGACAGCGCCAGCCCTCTAATCCAGTATCCTTAGCAGGCGATGTACATTCCCACTGGGCGATGAATCTCAAAGCTAACTTTGATAATCCACAATCCGCCACAGTTGGCAGTGAATTCGTCTGTTCTTCAATTAGCTCTGGTGGTGATGGCTCAGACAGCACCCCCGCAGTTGAAGCTTACTTACCCGATAACCCACACATTAAGTTTTTCAATAATCAACGGGGCTATGTTCGTTGTTCCCTGACTCCCACAAACTGGCAGACAGACTATTTGGTTATGTCAAATGTCACAACCCCATTTGGCACGCTTAGTAAGCGGGCTTCATTTGTGGTTGAAGATGGTCGTCCAGAAATACAACAAGTTTAA
- a CDS encoding PEP-CTERM sorting domain-containing protein, producing MKIVPKLAIAAASLTLGFAVVDAKSVSAAIINYAFTVDSPITKGNGFFSFDDSTLSNDYTPEATIKSLSFQFDGDSTIYTEQDDTNYPDFPVAFQTTSLTGQTSFALDYLFNDKSNPASSISYEIIGEDFTIFSRTSPDAEPISGKVSYTQVPEPTPLFGALFACSFGLMMKRKVTLMKKVKI from the coding sequence ATGAAAATAGTTCCAAAATTAGCCATTGCTGCTGCTAGCCTAACTTTAGGTTTTGCTGTTGTAGATGCAAAATCTGTATCTGCTGCAATTATTAATTACGCTTTCACTGTTGATAGTCCTATAACTAAGGGAAATGGCTTTTTTAGCTTTGACGACTCAACTCTGAGTAATGACTATACTCCCGAAGCTACTATTAAGTCACTCTCTTTTCAATTTGATGGTGATTCTACCATTTACACAGAACAAGATGATACGAATTACCCAGACTTTCCTGTTGCATTTCAAACCACATCTTTAACAGGACAAACATCTTTTGCATTAGATTATCTGTTCAACGATAAATCTAATCCTGCTAGTTCTATCAGTTACGAAATCATTGGTGAAGATTTTACAATTTTCTCTAGAACTTCTCCAGATGCTGAACCCATATCAGGTAAAGTTTCCTATACACAAGTACCTGAACCTACACCTTTATTTGGCGCTCTCTTTGCTTGTAGCTTTGGCTTGATGATGAAGAGAAAAGTAACATTGATGAAAAAGGTTAAAATCTAA
- the aroA gene encoding 3-phosphoshikimate 1-carboxyvinyltransferase has protein sequence MDTIAIPALNRPVDATVEIPGSKSLTNRALLVAALAQGDSILENALFSEDSEYFVKCVEQLGIPITLNPNLAQIQVAGRGGDIPAKQADLFVGLAGTAARFISALVALGNGEYRLDGVPRMRERPMGDMLTVLQTGGATVNFEGNSGFMPYTVYSQGFAGGNFRLKANQTSQQLSALLMIAPYAQQDTTIEVEGTLVSQSYVKMTCRLMADFGVEVNQIGDNQFQIKAGQRYQAQHYTVEPDASNASYFFAAAAVTGGRVRVKHLTKQSCQGDILWLDVLEQMGCEVKDSDDYTEVTGPKQLQGIDIDMNDISDLVQTLAAIAPFASSPITIRNVEHIRYKETDRIKAVVTELRRLGVQVEEFPDRLKIEPGPITPAEIETYHDHRMAMAFAVTGLKVPGIVIKDPGCTAKTFPDYFTRFFKMLEE, from the coding sequence GTGGATACCATTGCAATTCCTGCTCTAAATCGGCCAGTGGATGCCACGGTAGAAATTCCCGGTTCTAAAAGTCTTACCAATCGGGCGTTGCTTGTGGCTGCTTTGGCACAAGGTGACTCCATTTTAGAAAATGCCTTATTTAGTGAAGACAGTGAGTATTTTGTCAAATGCGTAGAACAATTAGGCATTCCCATTACGTTAAATCCTAATTTGGCTCAGATTCAGGTTGCAGGAAGAGGAGGTGACATCCCAGCTAAACAGGCAGATTTATTTGTGGGTTTGGCAGGTACAGCAGCACGGTTTATCTCGGCGTTGGTAGCACTGGGTAACGGTGAATATCGTCTAGATGGCGTTCCCAGAATGCGAGAACGACCGATGGGTGATATGCTCACGGTGCTGCAAACGGGTGGAGCAACCGTTAACTTTGAGGGGAACTCCGGGTTTATGCCCTACACCGTGTATAGCCAAGGATTCGCTGGCGGAAATTTTCGGTTAAAAGCTAACCAAACAAGTCAGCAACTTTCGGCATTGCTGATGATTGCGCCTTATGCTCAACAGGATACGACCATTGAGGTTGAGGGGACGTTAGTTTCTCAATCTTACGTCAAAATGACCTGTCGTCTGATGGCAGATTTTGGCGTGGAGGTGAATCAAATCGGCGATAATCAATTTCAGATCAAAGCGGGTCAACGTTACCAAGCTCAACATTATACAGTAGAACCCGATGCGTCAAATGCTTCTTACTTTTTCGCAGCCGCCGCCGTTACGGGGGGAAGGGTGCGCGTCAAACATTTGACGAAACAATCGTGTCAGGGTGATATTCTGTGGCTAGATGTTTTAGAACAGATGGGTTGCGAAGTTAAAGATTCGGATGATTACACCGAAGTGACGGGGCCGAAGCAATTGCAAGGCATAGATATTGATATGAATGATATCTCGGATTTGGTGCAAACATTAGCTGCGATCGCGCCTTTTGCCAGTTCACCGATTACCATTCGTAATGTGGAACATATTCGCTATAAGGAAACTGACCGAATTAAAGCTGTTGTCACAGAGTTGCGTCGGCTAGGTGTTCAGGTTGAAGAATTTCCAGATAGACTAAAAATTGAGCCTGGCCCCATTACCCCGGCGGAGATTGAAACCTATCACGATCATCGAATGGCGATGGCTTTTGCTGTCACTGGCTTGAAGGTTCCAGGAATTGTAATTAAAGATCCTGGTTGTACAGCAAAAACTTTTCCAGATTACTTTACTCGATTCTTCAAAATGTTAGAAGAATAA
- a CDS encoding DUF928 domain-containing protein, whose protein sequence is MKRIKPFLYFLTFSLPLGLLSALTAQVHAQSYHPNKTWQISQAFKPPQRGKPPASAGGSTRGGSCLIGKKLITPLMPPDKLGLTFAQHPTFFWYVPPFKVKTAKFVLLAEDQDVFYETSFTLPDKPGIISFKLPESSPGLAVGKTYHWYLTIVCNAQDSSDNPTVEGWVERTQPGSSLSEALVKANVYKLPTIYAEAGIWHEALTSLVQLRRTEPNNFKARLDWRQFFKSVGLSAIASEPLIDCCTSKKEGHGAKVEFPTPNSPLSTPHSLFPTQH, encoded by the coding sequence ATGAAACGGATTAAACCATTCCTATATTTTCTAACCTTTTCCTTACCTTTGGGTTTGCTTTCTGCTTTAACAGCACAGGTACACGCTCAGTCGTACCATCCCAACAAAACTTGGCAAATTAGTCAGGCATTTAAGCCACCACAGCGAGGCAAACCTCCTGCAAGTGCTGGTGGTTCTACCCGTGGCGGCTCTTGCCTAATAGGGAAAAAATTAATAACTCCCTTAATGCCTCCAGATAAATTAGGACTGACATTTGCTCAACATCCAACATTTTTCTGGTATGTACCTCCATTTAAAGTTAAAACAGCTAAGTTTGTGCTGCTAGCTGAAGACCAAGACGTATTTTATGAAACATCTTTTACGCTTCCTGATAAACCTGGAATTATTAGCTTCAAACTTCCTGAGAGTTCCCCCGGACTTGCTGTAGGTAAAACTTATCACTGGTATCTAACAATTGTTTGTAATGCTCAAGACTCCAGCGACAATCCGACTGTAGAAGGTTGGGTGGAACGCACTCAACCAGGCTCATCGTTGTCGGAGGCGTTAGTAAAGGCAAATGTGTACAAGTTACCCACCATCTATGCAGAAGCTGGGATTTGGCATGAAGCGCTGACTAGTTTGGTGCAGCTACGCCGAACTGAGCCGAATAATTTTAAAGCGAGGCTGGATTGGAGACAATTTTTCAAGTCTGTAGGTTTGAGTGCGATCGCTTCAGAACCATTGATCGATTGTTGCACATCTAAGAAAGAAGGGCATGGGGCTAAAGTAGAATTTCCAACTCCCAACTCCCCACTCTCAACTCCCCACTCCCTATTCCCCACTCAGCACTAA
- a CDS encoding adenylate/guanylate cyclase domain-containing protein gives MWAKLKSQIWQWRGVLLAVPNITALVIALRLTGLLQLLELAALDQFFLLRPQESPDTRIVIVEINEADIRKQGQWPMSDGKLASLLEKIKQQQPRAIGLDIYRDLPVNPGHEALLKVFKSTPNLIGVQKVSDTVDSSAVDSSPELKRLDQIGSNDLPIDGDGKIRRSLLYVNLNNDQILESFGLKLALLYLKPEGITAKPSATNSNYLQLNRGVFPIFEANDGGYVRADAGSYQVLLNYRGRIQQFTKVSLGEVQDKPIPPDLMRDKVVLIGATAESLKDLFYTPYSSNVLTDPERMAGITIHANLISQILSAAMDGRPLIKCLPEPLEWLSILIWSIIGASLCWLQRHSSNQKTLMAVSVLLAGGGLIGGSFLAFLAGWWIPVVPSLLAFAGSAIALTQYIAQSATEMRKTLGRYLTDEIVSNILETPSGLKLGGERRKVTVLVSDLRGFSAISEQLPPEEVVKILNLYLGTMTDVINQYKGTINEFMGDGIFVIFGAPISRIDDSQRAIACAIAMQLAMQQVNEQNRQMNFPILEMGIGMNTGEAVAGNVGSQKRAQYTVIGSHVNLAARIESYTVGGQILISENTCKDANIDLQIAGQLQIEPKGMRHPVTICEIRGIGGKYNLFLPDDDEEIIVLNQEVPVKYTILQGKYAVGKVFLGALISLSEKGAQLRSLDSLEILSNLKLKLLIEAEMATEEEHIYAKVIQQSNVDKHLFLLRFTAVPPKAMAMLNALRQPESG, from the coding sequence ATGTGGGCAAAGCTGAAATCGCAAATCTGGCAATGGCGTGGTGTTTTACTTGCTGTTCCCAATATTACAGCCCTGGTGATTGCACTACGTTTGACTGGATTACTGCAATTGTTGGAATTGGCAGCACTAGATCAATTTTTTCTCCTTCGTCCACAAGAATCGCCTGATACCCGCATCGTCATAGTTGAAATTAATGAGGCAGATATCCGTAAGCAGGGCCAGTGGCCTATGTCTGATGGAAAACTTGCCAGTTTGTTAGAGAAAATCAAACAGCAACAACCCAGAGCGATTGGTTTAGATATTTATCGTGATTTACCCGTCAATCCTGGTCATGAAGCTTTACTTAAGGTCTTTAAATCTACTCCAAATTTGATTGGAGTCCAAAAAGTCTCTGATACTGTTGATAGTTCGGCAGTTGATTCGTCTCCAGAACTAAAGCGACTCGATCAAATTGGGTCAAATGATTTACCCATAGATGGGGATGGCAAAATTCGGCGATCGCTATTATACGTAAATTTAAATAATGATCAGATTCTGGAAAGCTTTGGGTTAAAGCTGGCATTGTTGTACTTGAAACCTGAAGGCATTACCGCCAAGCCATCAGCAACTAACTCTAATTATTTGCAGTTAAATCGTGGCGTTTTCCCGATTTTTGAAGCTAATGATGGGGGTTATGTCCGAGCAGATGCGGGAAGTTACCAAGTTCTGTTGAACTACCGAGGACGGATACAGCAGTTTACTAAAGTTTCTCTGGGCGAAGTACAAGATAAACCCATTCCACCAGACTTAATGCGGGACAAGGTGGTGTTAATTGGAGCTACTGCTGAGAGTTTGAAGGATCTATTCTATACGCCCTACAGCAGTAATGTCTTGACTGATCCAGAACGAATGGCGGGTATAACAATTCATGCTAATTTGATTAGTCAAATTTTAAGTGCGGCAATGGATGGTCGTCCATTGATTAAGTGTTTACCTGAGCCACTAGAATGGCTATCAATTTTAATTTGGTCAATTATTGGTGCTAGCTTGTGTTGGCTACAACGCCACAGTAGCAACCAGAAAACCCTTATGGCTGTTAGTGTTCTGCTAGCAGGTGGCGGTTTAATTGGTGGTAGTTTTCTTGCGTTTTTGGCTGGTTGGTGGATTCCTGTTGTCCCTTCATTGCTGGCATTCGCTGGTTCTGCGATCGCACTTACTCAGTATATTGCTCAAAGCGCTACCGAGATGCGAAAAACTCTCGGCCGCTATCTAACTGATGAAATCGTCTCCAATATCCTAGAAACTCCTTCTGGGTTAAAGCTAGGGGGAGAGCGGAGAAAAGTTACGGTTCTTGTGTCTGATTTAAGAGGATTTTCAGCTATTTCCGAACAATTACCACCTGAAGAAGTAGTAAAGATTTTGAATCTTTATTTGGGAACAATGACAGATGTGATTAATCAGTATAAAGGCACGATTAATGAGTTTATGGGTGATGGCATTTTTGTGATATTTGGTGCGCCAATTAGCCGCATAGATGATTCTCAAAGAGCGATTGCTTGTGCTATTGCTATGCAATTGGCAATGCAGCAAGTAAACGAACAAAATCGGCAAATGAATTTCCCAATCCTCGAAATGGGAATTGGAATGAATACAGGGGAAGCTGTAGCAGGAAATGTAGGTTCTCAAAAACGCGCTCAATACACAGTTATTGGCAGTCATGTTAATTTGGCTGCTCGAATTGAATCTTATACAGTGGGAGGACAGATTTTAATTTCTGAAAATACCTGTAAAGATGCCAATATTGACCTCCAAATTGCTGGACAACTACAAATAGAACCCAAAGGGATGAGACACCCTGTGACAATTTGTGAAATTCGTGGCATTGGCGGTAAATATAATTTATTCTTGCCTGATGATGATGAAGAAATAATCGTTCTCAATCAAGAAGTACCTGTAAAATACACCATTTTGCAGGGAAAATATGCAGTGGGCAAAGTATTTCTGGGAGCATTGATTAGCCTCTCGGAAAAAGGGGCACAATTGCGATCGTTAGATTCTTTAGAAATATTGAGTAATCTCAAACTCAAGCTATTGATTGAAGCAGAAATGGCTACAGAAGAAGAACATATCTATGCCAAGGTGATCCAACAGTCTAATGTTGACAAGCATCTTTTTCTGCTTCGGTTTACAGCCGTTCCCCCAAAAGCGATGGCAATGCTCAATGCACTGCGTCAGCCTGAGTCAGGTTAG
- a CDS encoding cupin domain-containing protein — protein sequence MITNSLKDLPEESVSHNPEIKKKVMLRFGDLPHLTNFSQARFAPGQTAPAHAHQDMCEVFFVEAGSGVIHIDGTEYPLLPGNCVAIEVGEVHEVVNSGSTELVLTYFGLRVEKSA from the coding sequence ATGATTACCAATTCTCTGAAAGACTTACCAGAAGAATCTGTCTCTCACAATCCCGAAATTAAGAAAAAGGTGATGTTACGCTTCGGCGATTTGCCTCACCTAACTAACTTTTCTCAAGCGCGTTTTGCTCCCGGACAAACCGCACCAGCACACGCGCATCAAGATATGTGCGAAGTATTCTTTGTGGAAGCTGGTTCAGGAGTAATTCATATTGATGGTACAGAATACCCTCTGCTTCCAGGGAATTGCGTAGCGATAGAAGTGGGAGAGGTACATGAAGTTGTCAATAGTGGCTCAACTGAGCTTGTTTTGACCTACTTTGGTTTGCGTGTGGAAAAATCAGCGTAA
- a CDS encoding glycerol-3-phosphate acyltransferase codes for MFEPWGVLVILIICPLLGGLPLIAWIAYSLTGKQLSQVGTRNISVSAAFYHGGKFVGILAVLSEAFKGIAAVFLTRLFFPEGSFWELIALIALVIGRYWIGRGAGTTNVVWGFVVHDPLVAMFVSFFAGISFTVLQSKQAVKFGVLLLFPLFVAILHLSDIPRMLAAVALAGLMAWIYAKIPDDMNLPVQEAQTESQAMLEFLRGDRAMVSLDEELDAAIVGEKAATLSQIKRWGYPVPKGWVLAPIDDPKVLTEFLQPSELSPLVVRSSAIGEDSEQASAAGQYETVLNVTSPEALQQAIAQVQASYNHPSAVQYRRDRGSSDTAMAVLIQQQVQSVYSGVAFSRDPITQQGDAIIIEALPGSPTQIVSGKVTPEQYRAFVVETEKSSSVQLEGEGRVPQALIKQVAYLAYRLEKRYHGTPQDIEWSYDGQTLWVLQSRPITTLLPIWTRKIAAEVIPGVIHPLTWSINRPLTCGVWGDFFTLVLGDRALGLDFNETATLHYSRAYFNASLLGNIFLRMGLPPESLEFLTRGAKLSKPSLQSTWENLPGLGRLLKRELNLEKDFKQDYHQRFIPGLSQLAQENVDNLEPAKLLIRIDFILELLRHGTYYSILAPLSAALRQAIFRVKDGQIDNSVTPEVAALRSLSAIATDAKQVLLEFEPQQVFEQLKQTPEGEKILQEFDELLQDYGYLSEVGTDISVPTWRENPQMIKQMFVQLMQGNEPQAGAKDAINSIFAGKRKRSFVQRRVDIKGRVTEVYSRLLAELRWSFVALEKIWLKSGLLQKTGDIFFLNFDEVRRLVEGDDSRLIEELDKLVESRRSQFVQDSEFIQIPLLVYGNTPPHPLAPSALYSDQILQGIGASHGQAEGRVKVLRNLQDVPEIDRDTILVVPYTDSGWAPLLLRAGGLIAEVGGRLSHGAIVAREYGIPAVMDVRGATWLLQDGQRVRIDGSRGIVELSNDLRPE; via the coding sequence ATGTTTGAACCTTGGGGTGTTTTAGTTATTTTAATTATCTGCCCCCTCTTGGGCGGATTACCCCTGATTGCATGGATAGCTTACTCGCTTACGGGTAAGCAATTATCACAAGTTGGTACACGAAACATTAGTGTATCAGCTGCCTTTTATCACGGTGGTAAGTTTGTCGGAATTCTGGCAGTCTTGTCAGAAGCTTTTAAAGGAATTGCGGCAGTTTTCCTCACCCGTCTTTTCTTCCCAGAGGGATCGTTTTGGGAATTGATTGCCCTGATCGCTCTGGTAATTGGTAGATACTGGATAGGCAGAGGAGCAGGTACAACAAATGTCGTCTGGGGATTTGTCGTACACGATCCCCTGGTGGCAATGTTTGTCTCTTTCTTTGCAGGTATTAGCTTTACAGTTCTGCAATCAAAACAGGCAGTCAAATTTGGGGTTTTGCTTCTCTTTCCACTGTTTGTAGCAATTTTGCATCTAAGCGATATCCCCAGAATGCTTGCTGCTGTGGCTTTAGCTGGTTTAATGGCCTGGATTTATGCAAAAATTCCAGATGATATGAACCTACCAGTTCAAGAGGCACAAACAGAATCGCAAGCGATGTTGGAATTTTTACGGGGCGATCGCGCGATGGTTTCTTTAGATGAAGAGTTAGATGCTGCTATTGTCGGAGAAAAGGCGGCTACATTATCCCAAATTAAGCGTTGGGGCTATCCAGTGCCGAAGGGATGGGTACTAGCGCCAATCGACGATCCAAAAGTGTTGACAGAATTTCTCCAGCCATCAGAATTATCCCCCTTGGTGGTGCGTTCTTCCGCTATTGGCGAAGACTCAGAACAGGCTTCTGCGGCTGGACAATATGAAACAGTTTTAAATGTTACTAGCCCAGAGGCATTACAGCAAGCGATCGCTCAAGTTCAAGCTTCTTACAATCATCCATCTGCTGTGCAGTATCGGCGCGATCGCGGCTCAAGTGATACAGCAATGGCTGTTTTGATTCAACAACAAGTCCAAAGTGTATATTCTGGCGTTGCTTTCAGCCGCGATCCCATTACTCAACAAGGTGATGCAATCATCATTGAAGCCCTTCCAGGGAGTCCAACGCAAATCGTTTCGGGAAAAGTCACACCGGAACAATATCGCGCTTTTGTCGTTGAAACAGAAAAATCTTCCTCTGTGCAATTAGAGGGTGAAGGACGAGTTCCCCAAGCATTAATTAAGCAAGTTGCATATTTAGCTTACCGACTCGAAAAACGTTATCATGGCACTCCTCAAGATATTGAATGGAGTTACGACGGTCAAACGCTTTGGGTGTTGCAATCTCGACCGATCACCACTTTACTACCAATATGGACACGCAAAATCGCTGCTGAAGTGATTCCTGGAGTAATTCACCCCTTAACATGGTCAATTAATCGTCCCTTAACTTGTGGAGTTTGGGGAGACTTTTTTACTCTAGTTTTGGGCGATCGCGCTTTGGGTTTAGATTTTAATGAAACAGCAACTCTGCACTATTCCAGAGCTTATTTTAACGCATCCCTCTTAGGAAATATCTTTCTGCGGATGGGATTACCGCCGGAAAGTCTGGAATTTTTAACCAGAGGAGCAAAATTAAGTAAACCTTCCTTGCAGTCAACCTGGGAGAATTTGCCAGGATTAGGGAGGTTGCTGAAGCGGGAATTAAATTTAGAAAAAGACTTCAAGCAGGATTATCACCAACGGTTTATTCCTGGGTTGTCGCAGTTGGCGCAAGAAAATGTAGATAATTTGGAACCAGCCAAGCTGTTAATCAGAATTGACTTTATTCTGGAGTTGCTGCGCCACGGGACATATTACAGCATTTTAGCCCCCTTAAGTGCTGCCCTCCGACAGGCGATTTTTCGGGTGAAGGATGGCCAAATTGATAATAGCGTGACTCCAGAAGTGGCGGCATTGCGATCGCTCAGTGCAATAGCCACAGATGCCAAGCAAGTATTGCTTGAGTTTGAACCACAGCAGGTATTTGAGCAGTTAAAGCAAACCCCAGAAGGAGAGAAAATCCTGCAAGAATTTGACGAATTGCTTCAGGATTACGGCTATTTAAGTGAAGTGGGAACTGATATCTCCGTTCCCACTTGGCGGGAAAATCCCCAAATGATTAAGCAGATGTTTGTGCAGTTAATGCAGGGGAACGAACCACAAGCAGGCGCTAAAGACGCGATCAATAGCATCTTTGCTGGTAAACGCAAACGTTCTTTTGTCCAACGGCGTGTAGATATTAAAGGGCGAGTTACCGAAGTTTATTCACGATTGTTAGCTGAATTGCGTTGGAGTTTTGTCGCTTTAGAGAAGATTTGGTTAAAATCCGGCTTACTCCAGAAAACAGGAGATATCTTTTTTCTCAACTTTGATGAAGTGCGGCGTTTAGTCGAGGGTGACGATTCTAGGCTGATTGAAGAGTTAGATAAGTTAGTGGAATCGAGGCGATCGCAATTCGTTCAAGATAGCGAGTTCATTCAAATTCCACTTTTAGTTTACGGCAATACACCTCCCCACCCCTTAGCTCCTTCTGCACTCTACTCTGACCAAATTTTACAAGGGATTGGAGCCAGTCACGGGCAAGCTGAAGGCAGGGTGAAGGTGTTGCGAAATTTACAAGACGTGCCGGAGATTGATCGAGATACGATTCTGGTAGTACCTTACACAGATTCCGGCTGGGCCCCTTTGTTATTAAGGGCTGGGGGATTAATTGCCGAAGTTGGTGGACGGCTTTCTCACGGTGCGATCGTGGCTCGTGAATACGGTATTCCTGCTGTGATGGATGTTCGGGGTGCTACATGGCTTTTGCAAGATGGTCAACGGGTAAGGATTGATGGGTCTAGGGGTATTGTGGAATTATCTAACGATTTAAGACCCGAATGA